gcggacggaatccgttccagagccccattcacaacctgagaggaacacaacccacgtctgcacatgcgcgggtcgtgatttgccacttctgcgcatgcgtgtgacgtcattttgcatgtctgcgcaagtggtgaaacccggaagtaacactttctggtacttccgggtcgccgcaggacgcaacctgaaaagatgtaacctgaaccgaacgtaacaagaggtatgactgtatatgaaatacacacagagagatagatAGACAGAAACACCCCTTGCCTGTCTTGTGTCATGGAACATGGAACCAAGACATGGTTTCCAGCTAGGTAGCAAGCAGACCTTAGTTACAGCAAGGTGCTGGCCTCATGTGCCTTCCATATCCTGGGACcggtagccatgttagtctgttgaGAAGTCAGGGGCTGGACagaagaggaggagtggtggagacagcctcccatcctgacccttccagggaagaggaagagcaagacagtatagatttacgaCAGTGGTTTGCggcaggtcacagctcagaggcagatgagggagaaAGTTTCTTACAGCCCTTTTTTTATTTCacactttacagagagaggctatagaacccagccttgTGGATAATGGGGTTGttctgagtgaatctccaccacccccttctctcccacttcctcattcatcatcatcaccacctctACAGGTgttgctaagtgccctctgtctttgagctctttgctctcctacttttaaggaccaccgggttctgggagatggtgggtctggaatgctttctagtgacaacgtgtcagccagctactgctctggctctgcctgctcctcctctatattgatatatcgcccaggcctacTAGCCACACATggttaataataattactattattttcttttttataccccacccatctggttgggtttccactCTGGTTGTTTCACAAGGGGGAACAAAGCAATAATTTTAGACTTGAAATTTGTATAGAAACAGTTAATAATAAACTCTGCTGCAGCAATGTCTTCCACAGTAACCAAAGAAGCTGGCTTTGTCCTTAGCTTAGTCCTTTGGAACTTTAACCGTAATTTCCATTTTAACCCTTCAAGTGGCTTTCCCCTGACGGGTATGTAACATCCGTGTCTCACCAGGTGATTTCCGCTACACTCCCAGCCTGCAACAGGAACCAGCTCTGAAGAACTCAAAGCTTATCAGCAGCCTCTACCTGGACAATACCAACTGCCACCCCAATATTGTCATACCATCCCGGCAAAAGGCCACTGAACAGATCAAAGAGGTGATCAGAGCCCACCCCCATCACCAGGTTAAGATTGGTAAGCAGTCCTAATAGGTTTTGAAGACGTTTCTTAAACTGGGTGAGGAACTCaaggccttccaggtgttgcttaATTTTAATTCGCATCCCTGAtctttggccatgctagctggggctgatgggagctggagtccaggaacaggttctccatccctatgTTGGTTAAGGCACAGTTTCAAAACTACTGAATAGAAAATAGAAGAACAGGGTGGCTAACACACTGGAATTTTCAATGGCTGTTCAGAAAGGAACACAAGTATGGACCTCATGCAGCGGTTCCCAAACTTTCTCccccacagaccacttgaaatTTGCTGAGGGTCTTTATGAACCAATTAAAGATTTTTCATTTTTACAGACATACCACAGACTACCTGGATTTGTGGACTGCTGGTGGTCCTTGGGCCACAGTTTGGGAatccttaatcttagggcattaAAGAAATCTTACCTTTTTCAAATGAGGTTTAcaagcacatttcccccaaatTCATATGTGAAAATAGATCCTGTACAATGAATTACTCTGAAGGATGTGAATCCATAAAATCTGGGTGATAAATTCATAGCTGAGTTTAGTAGCGCAAGGATCATTAACCACTGGGGCAGGCACTCACTTGGGGACAGGCTAGAATTACTTGGAAAATGTAcacactatacagtcatacctcgggttaaagtcgcctcaggttgagcattttcaggttgcgctccgcggcaacccggaagtaacggaatgtgttacttctgggtttcgccgcatgcacaggcactcaaaatgacgtcatgcgcagaagcggcaaatcgcggcACACgcggacgcaggttgcgttctgctcaggatgcgaacagcactccggaacagatcccattcgcatccacatacattcccacaaagaattctgggcactgtagttgaAGGGTTGCTAGGAATGATTATTCTCTGAGAGGTAAACAATAGTGCCTAGAATTCTTGAGGAAAATATTGTGttcaaaatgtgctttaaagatatagtgtATACACAGCCTTGAACTCCAGAGTAACAGCTAAGCTGCTGCTGTATCAGAAGCCCTGAGATTAAGGTACTATTAGCTGCTGAATAAACTTCACTGTGCCTCATGCCGTCTGGCCTTTGAAATGCTTACAGTTCTTTGTCCTCTTCTAGGTACTTATAGTTTAGGAAAAGAGTCGCTTTTGGTGGAACTGGCCAAGGAATTTGGCACCTGGATTGTGGTAAGTCCCCAGAAACTGGAACTTATGAAACTGCTGGAGATGGAGGATGTGTTCACCTCTGAGGAAGGAATGGGTAGGATTCATGCTGTGGATTTTTCAGAAATCCGCCAAGCAAATATGAATTGCTGGAACCAGAGCCATCCGACCATAGCTGTTCTCCCTACCAGCCGGCCGCTGAAGTTCCAGCACCCTGACATCCACGTTGTTCCATACTCAGACCACTCATCTTTCCAAGAGTTGCTGGAATTTGTAGCTTGGCTAAAGCCCTGCTCTATAATCCCAGTGGTAAAGAAAGAAGAATTTCAGATGTATTTCCAACAATATTTGACAGCTAAAAACTGCACACCACTGGAGCCCAAAGTCCCCGAATCAGTGAAAGTATTCATGCAGCAAGGAAACAGTAAGTGGGAAAGGCCCTCAAAACAGCTGAAACTGAGTATCTCTCACCATGTACCCAAAGGGGTTTGCTTTGACCCCCCAGAAATATGTAGCAGTGAGAGTGAAAATGGCTGTGATGCAGAGATTTCCCAGCAAAGCTGCCCAGAGCCCATGGAGAAAGCTGTGCCTTGCTCTCAATCTGGCTGTGTTGAGGAGGACCAAAAAGACATAACGGCAAAACAAGAAAACGTTGAGAGCCAGAGAGCAATAACGTCTGAATCTACGACATCTTCCAAACATCAGCTGAATGGCAGTGGTGTCAATCAGTGTCAAAAATGCCAGGCAACTGTGACATTGAAACACACAAATACATTGTCCTGGTTTGAAAGGGATGCAGAAAGAACGCTTTGTTCCTCTGTAGGCAGTGAATGTATGGGGAATCTGGCCTTGGAGAACCATGTTCCCTCAACATCACATGCTGCTCAGATTGATACACGTGACCCGTTCGCCTCTCCAGCAGATGTAACATTCCAGCCTGTCAATGAACAGGCTTCCCAAGGTCTCCTTCAGGAATATGATTTATCTCCGCTCAACATCCCAAAGCAACtttctctccaacagtttgactggCAAGTAGATAACTacttgaaaaaaggaaaagacacAAAATGGAATAATGAGGAAGGCAATCTGCAGTTGGAATAGCAGAACTAGCAGCAGCCAGTGCAAAAGGGCTTCTCTCAGCTTCATCCCCTCCCCAAATTGGCTCTGGGAGGTGAGGAGAACCCCCATAACAGTGTGTGGGTcaggggcagagagggagaagcagaaatgcttgtggtGATGGGAGCGATCTCCTTAACACTACTTTGAATTCCACCCACTGTTGTTTTCTAGTAAAGTTTATTTTCTtctgaattaaaaaaaagagaactgTGCAAAACTCCAGTAGTGTATggttggtatataaatttcaaGATAGGACAGTTGTATCCTCCTCAACACTGCTGGGGGAAGTGGTGCTCATACTTTATATAAAAGGTTTTATTGCCCATAAGAGACA
The Podarcis raffonei isolate rPodRaf1 chromosome 6, rPodRaf1.pri, whole genome shotgun sequence DNA segment above includes these coding regions:
- the DCLRE1B gene encoding 5' exonuclease Apollo, coding for MNGTLIAGTPIAVDFWNIRKAGRARLFFLSHMHSDHTVGLSSTWNRPIYCSPVTGRILHLRLKVAEKWIRPLEVGDSHVLALDEMQRETMTVTLIDANHCPGSVMFLFEGYFGVILYTGDFRYTPSLQQEPALKNSKLISSLYLDNTNCHPNIVIPSRQKATEQIKEVIRAHPHHQVKIGTYSLGKESLLVELAKEFGTWIVVSPQKLELMKLLEMEDVFTSEEGMGRIHAVDFSEIRQANMNCWNQSHPTIAVLPTSRPLKFQHPDIHVVPYSDHSSFQELLEFVAWLKPCSIIPVVKKEEFQMYFQQYLTAKNCTPLEPKVPESVKVFMQQGNSKWERPSKQLKLSISHHVPKGVCFDPPEICSSESENGCDAEISQQSCPEPMEKAVPCSQSGCVEEDQKDITAKQENVESQRAITSESTTSSKHQLNGSGVNQCQKCQATVTLKHTNTLSWFERDAERTLCSSVGSECMGNLALENHVPSTSHAAQIDTRDPFASPADVTFQPVNEQASQGLLQEYDLSPLNIPKQLSLQQFDWQVDNYLKKGKDTKWNNEEGNLQLE